From a single Bacillus gobiensis genomic region:
- a CDS encoding carbohydrate ABC transporter permease yields MKGSISYQQTKNRWNLIKFAILLVTGITMIIPFLWMVSVSFEQDANVTIPFPPRLIPEQFSLLNYQIIFENVQLFRAYLNSSIVTFSSVILQVFTSLLAGYAFSKGEFKGKKVLFILVLATMMIPIEARLIPLYTMFNKVGMLNSYTPLIAPSILYGFGIFLCKQYFDQLPSQLREAAQIDGAGELSIFFKVYLPLTGPITATMCILSFMNSWNELIWPLIALSDQNLQTIPLFLAGFSLDSGTRYAGLTMGLAALSILPIIVAFLFLQRYIIQSIALSGLKGE; encoded by the coding sequence GTGAAAGGATCAATCAGCTATCAGCAGACAAAAAACAGATGGAACCTGATTAAATTCGCAATTCTCCTTGTAACCGGGATCACAATGATCATTCCTTTTCTTTGGATGGTAAGCGTCAGCTTTGAACAGGACGCAAATGTAACAATTCCTTTTCCGCCAAGACTTATACCTGAACAATTTTCCCTGTTAAACTACCAGATCATATTTGAGAATGTCCAATTATTTCGCGCCTATTTAAACTCAAGCATCGTAACATTTTCATCAGTCATTTTGCAGGTGTTTACATCCCTGCTTGCGGGTTACGCGTTTTCAAAGGGCGAATTTAAAGGTAAAAAAGTTTTGTTTATTCTCGTACTGGCAACAATGATGATTCCTATAGAAGCACGGCTGATTCCTCTGTATACGATGTTTAATAAAGTCGGAATGCTAAATTCCTATACTCCGCTTATTGCACCATCCATTTTGTATGGATTTGGCATTTTTCTATGCAAGCAGTATTTTGATCAATTGCCTTCTCAACTGCGGGAAGCAGCACAAATTGACGGGGCAGGGGAGCTTTCAATCTTTTTCAAGGTATATTTGCCCTTAACAGGTCCTATTACAGCCACGATGTGTATTCTCTCGTTTATGAATAGCTGGAATGAGCTGATTTGGCCGCTCATTGCGTTAAGCGATCAGAATTTGCAAACGATTCCACTATTTCTCGCCGGATTTTCTCTCGATAGCGGAACGAGGTATGCCGGACTGACAATGGGATTAGCGGCACTAAGTATATTACCGATCATTGTTGCGTTTCTCTTTCTCCAAAGATATATCATTCAAAGCATTGCACTGAGTGGTTTGAAGGGAGAGTAA
- a CDS encoding carbohydrate ABC transporter permease translates to MELPQTDVINKRATVIKKRRKKYQYVWYLFVLPTVLGIVLFILYPVIESLRLSFVHSNGTIETYAGLKNYERVLGQKPFWNAFYNTFYIGFFQMLIAIPLGFIIASLINTSKWGKNLFKVLFFLPHVTSIVAAAMVFSFVLHPEMGMLNFVLDKLGLPTSAWLSEPTSAKWGVILLGVWHWLGFGVIICLANLQAISSELYEASEIDGASGFQQWLFITIPNMGGTFAFLIVTGWIGAMQRFSDVFVIGGPGGSPNRSLQTMVGYIYERGFTGFEFGIASAATYVLFVIIFIFTLVNLKLTKLKI, encoded by the coding sequence ATGGAACTCCCGCAAACAGATGTAATCAATAAGAGGGCAACCGTAATCAAAAAAAGAAGAAAGAAATATCAATACGTTTGGTATCTGTTTGTTTTGCCGACTGTTTTAGGCATCGTTCTCTTTATTCTTTATCCCGTAATCGAATCCCTTCGTCTCAGCTTTGTTCATTCAAATGGAACGATAGAAACGTACGCGGGGCTTAAGAATTATGAACGTGTGCTGGGACAGAAGCCGTTTTGGAATGCATTTTATAACACCTTTTACATCGGTTTTTTCCAAATGTTGATTGCGATTCCGCTTGGGTTTATAATCGCATCTTTAATTAACACGTCTAAATGGGGGAAGAACCTGTTTAAAGTCTTATTCTTTTTGCCTCATGTTACATCAATCGTTGCAGCTGCAATGGTATTCTCATTTGTTCTTCATCCTGAGATGGGTATGCTGAATTTTGTCCTTGATAAACTGGGGCTGCCTACCTCAGCCTGGTTGTCAGAGCCTACAAGCGCAAAATGGGGAGTTATTTTGCTTGGCGTATGGCATTGGTTAGGATTTGGCGTCATCATTTGCTTGGCAAATTTGCAAGCGATTTCAAGCGAGCTGTATGAGGCATCAGAAATTGATGGAGCGAGCGGTTTTCAGCAATGGCTCTTTATTACAATCCCTAATATGGGCGGTACGTTCGCATTTTTAATTGTTACCGGCTGGATCGGTGCCATGCAGCGGTTCAGTGACGTCTTTGTCATTGGAGGGCCTGGAGGAAGTCCAAACCGTTCCCTGCAAACAATGGTAGGTTATATTTACGAAAGAGGTTTTACCGGCTTTGAATTTGGAATTGCCTCTGCTGCAACTTATGTATTATTTGTGATCATCTTTATATTCACTTTGGTTAATTTGAAGTTAACCAAATTGAAAATATAG
- a CDS encoding sugar phosphate isomerase/epimerase family protein encodes MQTIDRLSLNQITTGKWNVREAVEGCVKADIPWISLWRHKVDEIGLNETKRLIQDAGLKVSSLCRGGMFPAATLAERQKRLDDNKRAVEEAAELGTDVLVLVSGPSPDKDIDSARQMVAEGIEKLVPFAEEYGIKLGIEPLHPMYAAERCVIVTMAEANAIAECYAPQQVGVVVDVFHVWWDHDLFHQIRRASGRILGFHVSDWIVPTPDLLMGRGMMGDGVIDIYKIRTAVEQAGYQGPIEVEIFNEEIWNRPGDEVLDEMKQRYLIHV; translated from the coding sequence ATGCAAACGATTGATCGGTTAAGCTTAAACCAAATTACAACCGGCAAATGGAACGTGCGTGAAGCTGTTGAAGGCTGTGTGAAAGCGGATATTCCATGGATTTCTTTATGGAGGCATAAGGTGGATGAAATCGGGCTCAATGAAACAAAAAGGCTGATTCAGGATGCCGGGCTCAAGGTTTCCAGCTTGTGCAGAGGAGGGATGTTTCCTGCAGCCACTTTAGCTGAAAGGCAAAAGAGGCTGGACGATAATAAACGGGCGGTAGAAGAGGCTGCAGAGCTAGGCACTGACGTATTGGTGCTCGTATCGGGACCTTCACCAGACAAAGATATCGACAGTGCTCGGCAGATGGTCGCTGAAGGAATTGAAAAGCTCGTTCCTTTTGCTGAAGAGTATGGGATAAAGCTTGGAATAGAACCGCTTCATCCGATGTACGCAGCGGAAAGATGCGTTATTGTAACGATGGCGGAAGCAAATGCCATTGCTGAATGCTATGCTCCTCAGCAAGTTGGGGTCGTTGTTGATGTTTTTCATGTATGGTGGGACCATGACTTATTTCATCAAATCAGGAGGGCTTCAGGAAGGATTCTTGGCTTCCATGTCTCTGATTGGATAGTGCCTACTCCTGATTTATTAATGGGCCGTGGCATGATGGGTGATGGTGTGATCGATATATACAAAATTCGAACAGCTGTAGAACAAGCAGGATATCAAGGCCCGATTGAGGTAGAAATTTTTAATGAAGAGATTTGGAACCGGCCGGGCGATGAAGTGTTAGATGAGATGAAACAGCGCTATCTCATCCATGTGTAA
- a CDS encoding dihydrodipicolinate synthase family protein, giving the protein MSTALKLPRADGSLYLYQQVQKTAADITPTKFKSRIAFSAAHVVCDPFTDTDPILQPKIDWEDTLKYRHYLWSHGFAVAEAMDTAQRGMGLGWESSQELIRRSIAEARSIGARIACGAGTDQLLPGAKATLSEIQQAYEEQCSLIEKHGGQIILMASRALAQAAEAPEDYDKVYGSILNQVSEPVILHWLGDMFDPALKGYWGHNHINEAMEICLNIIWDHKEKVDGIKISLLDASQEVKMRQLLPDGVRMYTGDDFHFPELILGDESGYSNALLGIFDAIAPAASLALHSLDTGNIKRYEEIMAKTVPLSKHIFQKPTYSYKTGIVFMAYLNGHQSHFRMIGGAESARSIVHLADLYVLADQAGLLSDPDLAAERMKKVLALAGIE; this is encoded by the coding sequence ATGAGTACAGCGTTAAAGCTGCCAAGAGCTGACGGCTCCTTATATCTTTATCAGCAGGTGCAAAAAACAGCTGCAGACATTACACCAACTAAATTTAAAAGCCGAATTGCTTTTTCTGCAGCTCATGTCGTATGTGATCCGTTTACCGATACAGATCCGATCTTGCAGCCTAAAATCGATTGGGAGGATACGTTAAAATACCGTCATTATCTATGGTCTCACGGATTTGCCGTTGCAGAAGCCATGGATACGGCACAGCGTGGAATGGGGCTTGGCTGGGAGAGCTCACAGGAACTCATCAGGCGATCCATAGCCGAAGCCCGATCGATCGGAGCCCGGATTGCATGCGGTGCAGGGACGGATCAGCTTTTGCCTGGCGCAAAAGCAACCCTTTCAGAGATTCAACAGGCTTATGAAGAGCAATGCAGCTTGATTGAAAAGCATGGCGGGCAAATTATCTTGATGGCAAGCAGAGCGCTGGCGCAAGCGGCAGAAGCTCCTGAAGACTACGACAAGGTATATGGGAGCATTTTGAACCAAGTATCTGAACCTGTCATTCTTCATTGGCTTGGAGATATGTTTGATCCGGCATTGAAAGGCTATTGGGGCCATAATCACATCAATGAAGCGATGGAGATTTGCCTGAATATTATTTGGGATCATAAGGAAAAGGTAGACGGAATTAAAATTTCCCTTTTGGATGCCAGTCAAGAAGTGAAAATGAGGCAGCTGCTACCCGATGGAGTAAGAATGTATACGGGTGACGATTTTCATTTCCCGGAACTTATTCTCGGTGATGAAAGCGGTTACAGCAATGCGCTTCTCGGAATCTTTGATGCCATTGCACCGGCAGCCTCACTCGCTTTGCATTCGCTGGATACCGGCAACATTAAACGTTACGAAGAAATAATGGCAAAAACCGTGCCATTATCAAAGCATATTTTTCAGAAACCTACCTATTCCTATAAGACAGGAATTGTGTTTATGGCCTATTTAAACGGACATCAATCACATTTTCGAATGATAGGAGGAGCTGAAAGCGCCAGATCGATTGTTCATCTTGCTGATCTTTATGTTCTGGCGGATCAAGCCGGGCTGCTTTCAGATCCGGATCTCGCGGCTGAAAGAATGAAAAAAGTCTTGGCGCTTGCAGGGATTGAATAG
- a CDS encoding Gfo/Idh/MocA family protein: MSTIHLGIIMNGVTGRMGTNQHLIRSITAIRKEGGIALSNGDVIMPDPVLVGRNESKLKNLASSCHIDRISTNLDECLADSHNTIYFDSQTTVRRAADIRKAIQAGKHIYCEKPTATTLEESLVLARLAYEAGVKNGVVQDKLFLPGILKLKRLIDSGFFGKILSVRMEFGYWVFEGDWQKSQRPSWNYRKEDGGGIILDMFAHWRYVIDHLFGDIKALSCIGATHIPKRIDEDGNTYSCTADDAAYATFELEGGIIVQANSSWAVRVNRDDLLTIQVDGTEGSAVAGLRDCKIQHRVNTPKPVWNPDIANPFKFMDQWQEVPENDKNENAFKLQWEMFLKHVALDDPFPWSLLEGAKGSQLSELGLLSWKERRWVDVPNLTIGGEKDEYSVKAAKS, encoded by the coding sequence ATGTCTACGATTCATTTAGGAATTATCATGAATGGCGTAACTGGCCGTATGGGAACCAATCAGCATTTAATAAGATCAATCACAGCGATCCGAAAAGAGGGTGGCATTGCCCTTTCAAACGGTGATGTGATTATGCCTGATCCCGTTTTAGTCGGAAGAAATGAAAGCAAGCTGAAAAACTTGGCGTCCAGCTGCCACATCGACCGTATCAGTACGAATTTAGATGAATGTTTGGCCGACTCGCATAATACTATTTATTTTGACTCACAAACAACAGTGAGGCGTGCAGCAGACATTCGTAAAGCAATTCAAGCCGGAAAACATATTTATTGCGAAAAGCCGACAGCCACAACTTTAGAAGAGTCTCTTGTATTAGCAAGACTCGCATATGAAGCCGGCGTCAAAAACGGTGTTGTTCAAGACAAATTATTTTTGCCAGGCATATTGAAGCTGAAACGGCTGATTGATTCCGGATTTTTCGGGAAAATCCTGTCCGTTCGAATGGAATTTGGGTATTGGGTTTTTGAAGGAGATTGGCAAAAAAGCCAGCGCCCATCTTGGAATTACCGAAAAGAAGATGGCGGGGGAATCATTCTTGACATGTTTGCCCATTGGCGCTATGTGATCGATCATTTATTCGGAGATATTAAAGCGCTTTCTTGTATCGGAGCGACTCATATCCCAAAGAGAATAGATGAAGATGGAAATACTTACAGCTGTACAGCCGACGATGCAGCCTATGCAACGTTTGAATTAGAAGGAGGGATTATTGTTCAAGCGAATTCTTCGTGGGCAGTCAGAGTGAACCGTGATGACCTTCTCACGATTCAGGTTGATGGGACGGAAGGAAGCGCTGTCGCTGGATTAAGAGATTGCAAGATTCAGCACAGGGTAAACACGCCGAAGCCTGTATGGAACCCGGACATAGCAAATCCATTTAAATTTATGGACCAATGGCAGGAAGTTCCGGAAAATGATAAGAACGAAAATGCATTTAAGCTTCAATGGGAAATGTTTCTTAAGCATGTGGCACTAGATGATCCGTTTCCTTGGTCTTTGTTGGAAGGCGCAAAAGGGAGCCAGCTTTCAGAGCTCGGTCTGCTTTCTTGGAAGGAACGGCGGTGGGTTGATGTTCCGAACCTGACAATTGGGGGAGAAAAGGATGAGTACAGCGTTAAAGCTGCCAAGAGCTGA